The genomic segment AAAAAAAAGAAAACCAATATGGAAATGGCTTTTTCTCTTACTTTTAGCTTTGAACATCGCAGGAGTTCTTTTTGTTGCAGTGCGCGTGATGATTCCACGTGATCAGACCGTACTCAATCAAACTCAAGTGGCAAAAACAGACCAGAGAGTTGCTCAAATCACGACGACAACGACCCAACTCAATCAACTGATTAATAGTTACTTAGTTCCTTATCAATCAAAAGAAATGAGCTATAAATTTTATATCTCGGGTCAACAAGCTGTTCTTGAGGCTTCTTACAAACTTTTCGGTACAAAAATTCCTCTATATGTTTATTTTGAACCTTTAGCGCTTCCAAATGGAGGTGTGAGTCTTTCTGTTCAAAGTATTTCAGCAGGTACGTTAAGTTTGCCGACTTCGGATGTTTTGGCGATGGTTAAATCTTACAATCTGCCAGACTTTGTTCAGGTAGATAGCAAGGAGAGTCAGATTATCATTAATTTACCAAAAATTAAGATGGCGACTGACTTGTATCTTAAAACAAACCAGATTGATTTAGTGAAGGGAAATTTTACCTTTGATTTAATGAAAAAAGCCTGAAAATCAGCTTAAAACGGCATTTTGGCTTGCAAACTTAGTTCCATTTTGCTAAAATGAAAAGTGCCTAAGGTTAAAGGTAAAAAACAAATGGAGGACATTTCTAAAATGGCTAACAAACAAGATCTTATCGCTGAAGTTGCAGCAAAAACAGGATTGACTAAAAAAGATTCAGAAAAAGCAGTTAACGCTTTTGGTGAAGTTGTAACTGAATTCCTTGCAAAAGGTGAAAAAGTTCAATTGATTGGTTTCGGTACTTTTGAAACTCGTGAACGTGCAGCTCGTGAAGGCCGCAACCCACAAACTGGTGAAGCAATCAAAATCGATGCTACAGTTGTTCCTGCATTCAAAGCTGGTAAAGCATTGAAAGACGCAGTTAAATAATTAGTTTATAAAAACTTCAAGTACCACGAGTTTCCGTGGTACTTTTTGTTTTGTAAAAATGGCTTAGTGCATAGATAAAAAACAATTTAAAAGGCCGCCTTAATGTGTTGTCATATTGTTAAACTTTTAAAAGTTACCATGTTGTCGGTCTTATCGTGCCGTCAATTTCCAAAAGTTCAATCGGTAAGTCTTTGGCATACCAATCGAAAATTATGGATTTTTGGTTGACACTTTAAGTATGTAGATAAGAAATTCAATATTTTACTCAGTCGTGGTCATTTCTTAAGTGAGTGACGACGATTTATCTATCAAAATTTACTTACAAGAATCTGTCAGTAAATTTTTGCTACTGATGGTCATAAAATTATGTTAAAATAGATGAGTTGAATTCGAAAGAAGGATAAGGATAATGATTTATTTTGATAATAGTGCAACGACAGCGATTGACCCGCAGGTCTTACGCACTTATACGGATGTGGCAACAAAAATGATGGGAAATCCATCGAGCTTGCACGCGCTGGGCACTACTGCGACTCGGCTTTTAGATGCTTCACGTCGACAGATTGCTGAGCTGCTTGGGGTTGCTCAACCTGAGATTTTCTTTACAAGTGGTGGTACTGAGGGAGATAACTGGGTACTCAAAGGGGTAGCGTTTGAAAAGCGTCCTTATGGCAAGCATATTATCGTATCAAGCATTGAACATCCTGCAGTCAAAAATACAGCAGAATGGCTTGCTACACAAGGTTTTGATGTGGATTTTGCTCCTGTCAGCACTGATGGATTTGTCAAAATTGATGAATTGAAAAAATTGATTCGTGAAGATACCATTTTGATTTCTGTCATGGCAGTCAACAATGAAGTTGGTAGTGTCCAGCCAATTAATGAAATTTCAGAAATTCTGAAAGACAAACCAACAATTAGTTTTCACGTAGATGCCGTGCAAGCGATTGGGAAAATTCCTGTCAGTGAGTTTATGACTGACAGAGTAGACTTTGTGACATTGTCAGCGCATAAATTTCATGGTCCACGTGGAGTCGGAATTGTGGTGGTCAAGTCTGGCAAACGTCTGACACCGCTCTTACATGGTGGAGGTCAGGAGATGAATCGGCGTTCCACCACTGAAAATCTGGCAGGAATTGCAGCGACATCAAAAGCACTACGCCTTGTATTGACAGATGATGAAGCCAAGCGAAATAAAGTTCGCACGATGAAGCAAATAATTTTTGATGAGCTGAAACAGCATAAAAAGGTCATACTATTTAGTAAAATGGATGGTTTCGTGCCAAATATCTTGACTTTTGGTATCCGTGGTGTGCGTGGAGAGGTCGTTGTTCACGCATTTGAAAAGCACGATATTTATATCTCTACAACGAGCGCGTGTAGCTCTAAGAAAAATGCAGCTGCAAGTACGCTTGTTGCAATGAATACGTCAAGCAAGTTAGCGACTAGTGCAGTTAGAATCAGTCTTGATGCAACAAATAACATGGCAGAAATTGAGCAATTTCTAACAGTCTTCAGACAAATTTATCAAGAACTTGAAAAAGTGAGTGGATAGTTAAGATGTGAGCCCGACTGTTTTGAAAGGTTGAAAAATAGGAAATCTGGAGGTTCTGTCGCGGACAGGTTTCCAGCTTTATCTTTTTTCGTAACTTTCAAGGAGGGCGAACTCAATTTGATTAAGATGTGAGTGGTTCCCTAAAAAACGTTGCAATGAAAATTCATTGCAACGTTTTTATTTTTCGGCATTTTAGAACAGTGAAGTTCATACCTTCTAATTGAGTTCGGGGCGCTAAAAGCTAGGTGATTAGATAAAATGGAACCTGTGCTTTCGCACGAACCTGAAATTTTCTAATTTTCATAATTTCAGAACGAGCGCTCCCACATCTTAATCATTATTTTGCTAAATGTGCATGACGTAAATCAAAAATCATGGCGGAGTTATAGGTTGAAACGCCCGAAAGTTTAGGATTCATCAAGAGCGATACAGACTCTGTTGCGAGTGGTAAAACATTTGAATTTTTGTAGAGTTCGCTTTCTGCAGCTTTATAATCGGCATAACGTTTGCTTGCGTTCAGGACATCTGGGGCAGTTGTAGCAGCAGTGTAGGATTTATCAAAAGCGCTATTGCTTACTGAGCCATTGTTCATTGTGCTTCCTGTGACAAAATTCATCAAAAAGTCTGAAGGTTCATTGTAATCAGCACCCCAGCTTGTCAAAAGAATTTGGAAATTATGATTTTGTGCATCTTTAAGACGTTGAGCTGCAGGGACAAGATTTTCGTTAATTGTCAGCCCAGGGAGTGATTTTTCTAAGTTTCCCTTGAGATAATCTACTGCTGATTTGGCAAAAGTATTATCGCTTGCTCCCTCAAGATCAAGTGTCAATGAAGTTTTTCCGAGTTCTTTTAAACCTTCTTTGAAAAGAACGGCTGCTTTTGTGGCATCATAAGTATAAGGTTGAGCTGCATATTTTGCAAAATCTTCACCATTTGGTACAGTATCAAGCTTTTTGGGTGTTACAGTATTGGCGATAGAGAAGCTTGGTGCAATACTTGAAAGGAGTGCTTTACGATTTGTTGCAAGGTTTAGCGCTTCACGAATTTTGCTGTTTGAAAGTGCAGGAACTTTTCCTGATTGATTGTATTCGAGGACATCTACTCGTGGAGAAGACAACGTTTTGTAGCCTTTGGTGTTCTTGTTTGCAGCAACGAGCTCGGGTGTTGAAAGGTTGGCAACATCAAGTTTTCCTGATTTGTAAAGACTTACTGCTGTTGTAGGATTATTAACGATTTGGTAAGAAACACCAGGAATTTTAACGTTTTTAGCATCGTAGAAATTATCATTTTTTACAATTGAGAAGTTTTTATTTGTTCCCGTCCAATTATTTTTACCTTTGACAAACTTAAATGCACCATTGTAAAGTGTGGTGTCAGAAGACGTCCCATATTTGCTTCCCATTTTTTTGACAAAAGCTTGATTAACTGGATAATAAGCAGGCAGTGTCAATAATTTTTCAAAATATGGGGTTGGAGTAGCTAGTGTGATGACCAGATGTGTGGCATCAAGCGCTTTGATTCCTAGTGAATCTACAGGCTTTTTACCTGTCATAACAGCTGTGGCGTTCGCTACTGGACTGAGCGCAAAGGCATATTCTGAGCCTGTCTCGGGGTCAACTGTCCGTTGCCAGCCATAAACAAAATCTTGAGCTGTGAGTTTAGCACCATTCGACCATTTAAGTCCATCGCGTAAAGTAACGTTGTAGGTCAAGCCATCTTTTGAAACATCAATTGACTTTGCGAGGTCATTGACAGGTTTGGCATCCATATTCCAGCGGACAAGTCCTGCATCAACATTGAGTAAAACATCAATAGAATTGACATCGGCAGCAGTACTAGTGTCAAGTGTCAAGATGTCCGTACCAAAACTGTAATTTACATCGCGACTCGTTGTGTTAGTCTTGTTGTCAGCACTTCCACAAGCTGTCAGTATGCTGAC from the Lactococcus allomyrinae genome contains:
- a CDS encoding YpmS family protein → MDNQENQTRKARQNNIKKPSAEVGVKKRKPIWKWLFLLLLALNIAGVLFVAVRVMIPRDQTVLNQTQVAKTDQRVAQITTTTTQLNQLINSYLVPYQSKEMSYKFYISGQQAVLEASYKLFGTKIPLYVYFEPLALPNGGVSLSVQSISAGTLSLPTSDVLAMVKSYNLPDFVQVDSKESQIIINLPKIKMATDLYLKTNQIDLVKGNFTFDLMKKA
- a CDS encoding HU family DNA-binding protein — translated: MANKQDLIAEVAAKTGLTKKDSEKAVNAFGEVVTEFLAKGEKVQLIGFGTFETRERAAREGRNPQTGEAIKIDATVVPAFKAGKALKDAVK
- a CDS encoding cysteine desulfurase family protein, translated to MIYFDNSATTAIDPQVLRTYTDVATKMMGNPSSLHALGTTATRLLDASRRQIAELLGVAQPEIFFTSGGTEGDNWVLKGVAFEKRPYGKHIIVSSIEHPAVKNTAEWLATQGFDVDFAPVSTDGFVKIDELKKLIREDTILISVMAVNNEVGSVQPINEISEILKDKPTISFHVDAVQAIGKIPVSEFMTDRVDFVTLSAHKFHGPRGVGIVVVKSGKRLTPLLHGGGQEMNRRSTTENLAGIAATSKALRLVLTDDEAKRNKVRTMKQIIFDELKQHKKVILFSKMDGFVPNILTFGIRGVRGEVVVHAFEKHDIYISTTSACSSKKNAAASTLVAMNTSSKLATSAVRISLDATNNMAEIEQFLTVFRQIYQELEKVSG
- a CDS encoding peptide ABC transporter substrate-binding protein — translated: MNKYKISALTLVTLSAVSILTACGSADNKTNTTSRDVNYSFGTDILTLDTSTAADVNSIDVLLNVDAGLVRWNMDAKPVNDLAKSIDVSKDGLTYNVTLRDGLKWSNGAKLTAQDFVYGWQRTVDPETGSEYAFALSPVANATAVMTGKKPVDSLGIKALDATHLVITLATPTPYFEKLLTLPAYYPVNQAFVKKMGSKYGTSSDTTLYNGAFKFVKGKNNWTGTNKNFSIVKNDNFYDAKNVKIPGVSYQIVNNPTTAVSLYKSGKLDVANLSTPELVAANKNTKGYKTLSSPRVDVLEYNQSGKVPALSNSKIREALNLATNRKALLSSIAPSFSIANTVTPKKLDTVPNGEDFAKYAAQPYTYDATKAAVLFKEGLKELGKTSLTLDLEGASDNTFAKSAVDYLKGNLEKSLPGLTINENLVPAAQRLKDAQNHNFQILLTSWGADYNEPSDFLMNFVTGSTMNNGSVSNSAFDKSYTAATTAPDVLNASKRYADYKAAESELYKNSNVLPLATESVSLLMNPKLSGVSTYNSAMIFDLRHAHLAK